Part of the Ornithorhynchus anatinus isolate Pmale09 chromosome 8, mOrnAna1.pri.v4, whole genome shotgun sequence genome, CTTAGATGTGTGTTTGAGCTACCAGCAGAGAATGACAAACCTGTAAGTATTTTTACAGGCAATATTTACTGTATTTACATGGTTAATTATATGCCAGAAGATTTTATGTAATATTCTTGGCCTTACATGTCCAGGAGGAGGAAAATCAGCCCTCACTAATGCACAGTGCAGTTACCTCCAGCCGTTCCCTCTGATTCtgcttggtttttttcccccaaatcagaATTCAAACTTAAAACACCTCTAATGACTGAAAATGTTCTGTCTTGATCTAAAAATGCCCTGTACTGTTCTGAAGATGTTCTATCCTGGTAATAGTGCCCACATGTTGTCTACTTGCTGTATGCCCTGTGTGGGAAATGAGATCACCATTCCGTTTCTTGGAATTGTCcatcctttttttcctctatgCTTCCCTAATTTGTCCCATTGCCACCAAAGCCATACTATATTTCTGTTGAGATGTGCAGCACTGTCTGTTGAGATCCCAAATCTCCTATGAATAGTTCCCAAATAAATTTAGTTCTTCACAGAATGCCAATTAGGAAATATAAAGTTTTTCATAGTAAATAAGGGTATGCAAAGAACTGCTGTTACCATAAGCAAAAAAATTCCAATATGAGATTATTAGATTCCATGTTGATATAAATCTTATTTcattgtcctctgccataattccTGGGCTCCAGCAACTAGAGAATTGATAATTTTATTCAAAAAATCAATCTATTTTGCTTTGTTCATCTAAGACACAAAAATATTTTCTAATAGTCCAATactatgtgttttttttaaaaaacagcatgatgtagaaataaataaaattatatccaCAACTACATCAAAGACAGAATCTTCTGTAATGTCTAAATCTATAAGTTCCTCTTTGGATGATCCTGAAGTTAAGAAGGTAATGGAAGAATGTAAGAGGCTGCAAGTTGAACTTCAGAGGTTACGGGAGGAGAACAAGCAATTTAAGGTAATTACTTTTTTGTGATGTTATACCCTCAGTTCCCTTCTGGATGGTTGTCCAGATGTTAATTGTTTGACTTTATCataatttaaaaattattaaTGAATCTTACTACAATGAATGTCTTAACTGActttttatttatcatttattatgtAGCAACATGTACCATGCCGAACTGTATAAATCGTGATGATAATGCTGAAGTGGTCTCTTAGTCCTGAGCATGCCTTTCAACATACACTAGAATTCCTCTTCTTTTTAATGAAGCTGAGGTCAGAACATCAGACTTCCTCTTTAGGAAATGTTGAAAAAACCTCTTTTGTAACAGCAGTTATTGTCTCCTTCTAGTCACGTCATAATAATTTGCTTCTTTGGCTGAGGTAGACTTAAATCACTTGGTAAATATTTTCAACTGTACCTGAAACATCTTTTTAAATCTTTCTCTTTCGAAGAAAAGTGTTCCATTCTATGTCAcccaaagtggggaaaaaaagtaaaAGTGGTCTCAATCCAAAGTAATGTGTAGCCTGCTTTTGAAATTAATCGCCTTGTGATATACATTTTATCTGGATTGCATTTGAAATAGTAAACTGTCTTCATGTTGCTTATTAGACTCTTTTTCTATATAAATACTTTAGAcctctattctctcctacttGACTGGTACCCTACTTTAATGCTTTGAATGCAGATATCAGTGTGTTTATGGAAAGAAGAGTTAGGATAACTTAATATGCAATCAAGCACTAGAACTTCAAGTTTTGGTGTGTTAGGGATGAATATAACATCACCTGTGCTTGGGTTGTATTGATGATAGTTGTGCTTTGGGAAGTAGGTTAAAACCCTTTTCTTAGTAAGTCTTAAAATTTCAAGAACCAAATTCTAAAGCCATTTCTGCTGACTCTTCTTGCACTAGAATGGACCTCTTTGTGACTACAGATGTACCCCCTGTTCTGAGACGCCATAATACATAAAAGTTGGAGATTCCATGCATTAATTGCAGGTGTGGCCCTGTATCCGTCCGACATTTTATCCAGTTGCTGCTGGAAAATCAATATCCTTCTTGCCCCCACTCCCGCCATGCCATTCTGCTCTTGTTTTGCCCTCTACTGAGCAGATATCTTCTCCCCCCAATCTAAttcagcctttcccttccttttctccttccaattcccccccgccccaatttTTTACAAAGTTAGTGACGTGTAATTCTCAAGCCCTGCTGATGGGCTCTCTCTGCTTTGTGaaccctcctcctgctgcctgaAGCAGCAGAAGCAAGCACACGTGGACACTGGAGACAggcctggaggggaaggaaaggagagaagggaaggcagcAAGGGGAGCCTGCACTAGGGAATAAAAACTGCAGGAGCCAAGAGAGGGCCAGTATGGAATCCAAGAAGGCACTGCAGAGTCCATGGAGCTctgggagggggacgggaaggAAGGCGGGTGCAGAATCCATGGAGACCTGGGGGATAGCATTGGGAGCCAGCGAGCAACTGGGTCAAACAGAGCTGCCTCCTTCCCTCAAGGGGTTGGGTGCCAGGTGTCCAGCCACTGGGAGGAGAACGCAGGTACAgtattttcctcccctctcctgctgaCAGTTGCCAAGGTGCATGGACTGAGGGGTGTTCTACACACTTCATTAATTTgtcccaaaaaaaccccaaaactgagGTGCTGGAGATACAAAGATGGTCATTCATTTTTTAgttgtttagggtttttttttcttagttGTATAGGTTTTAGTTGCACGATGTGGCAGTGTACCGGGCTGGGAGAGGgctccagaagaggaaactagcATATTACATGTAAGGCTGCGGGGAGGCGTATCTCACAATACAACAGTTCACAAAATACCCAGATTTTCAAGGAACATTTACACAAGTTCCTTGGGGCTCACCTATATATAACTGAGTAGAAGGAAATGGCAAAAGCAGGCCAGGGTCTTGTTGGCTAATTCATAGAGTTAATTTGAGATTATTttagaagcattgtggtctagtggacagagtataggcttgggagtcaggggacttggattttaagcccagctatgccatttgcttgctgcgactttgggcaagtcgtttaacttctcagtgtcttagtttcctcatcagtaaaatggcaattcactACCTGTCTTCTCTCTTATTTAGGCCccaaactctatgtgggacagggactctgtctgaccagattatcttgtattggccccagagctttagtacagtgttgggcagataagtgcttaacaaataccacagttttagaTACAGCTGTGGATACTAAGAAAGAATCCCATCATCGTTGAGAAACAGAGTTCAACAAGACCTTGGCATATTTGGATTGCATTCCTGTACATGGCCCAAATGGCTAAACTGCAATAAGCAAGGAAAGCAAGGGGGTTAGGGTTTTATTGCTGCAGGAACCTCACCTTTGTTTCCCATGGGGCTTAATTAAAAATCCCTGTTTTGTGGTCCCTTCTGATAAGGAAGCACGAGATCTGTCGAGCCATGGCTAACAAGGGATTAGCGTGACTCATTCTTGTGAAAATCAGTGTAGGATTGGGGCAGGTGGTGGAGTGCAGCGTAAATAAGTCCCTTCTAGGTCATTGATATGTACGGCCCTAACGCACTTACTGGAAACTAGTAATCCCATTTTTAAGGCTTTTGGATCTCCCATCACATGTGGTTTTCCTCCATCGGTAGGAAGAAGATGGGCTGCGAATGAGGAAGCCGGCGCAGAGCAACAGCCCGATTTCTGCTTCAGCCACTGTTGTGAAGGAGGAAGGCCTCAGCACCCGGCTACTGGCTCTGGTGGTTTTGTTCTTTATTGTTGGTGTAATTATAGGGAAGATAGCCTTGTAGAGGCAGCAGCATGCAGAAGATGGTAAATTGGATCGATGGATCTGCCATATCATGGGATTAAATTTATTCATAACAatgtttaaaaaagaaattaatgTATGACATCTCACAGGTCTTGCCTTTAAATTACCCCCTGCACAAATATAACATCACATAATCTTCTAGGAAGTTTAAAATGTACAGTGAATGATTGGGAAAACAAGAGAACGCTCTTTAGTAAATGACAAAGAATATTGTGATTAATACTACAATGGCATATTGTAAATgtcattttaaacatttttagACCTTGGTACATGTTGCTGGATTACCTCTTTTAAACAAGAAATTATTCCTCGACTGCTGGAGCTGGTCCCCTTGGATTTGTGGAGCCAGACTAAGCAGTAAGGGGGCGATAACTTCTGTAAAATATATTAATCCACCGTACTGCTCATAAACTAAAAGTTTCTGTCTGTGTCTTCAGTTCTGTGCAAGTTACCAATTTGTTGGAACTTAATGAATAGAGTCAGAAGCTGAAAAGAATTGTtatgtagcagcagcagcattgaaTGTGCTAGGCATCAGAAGAGACATATATTGACAAGCGTAACAACACTGGAATGCAGGTCAATGCCTTGTTCTCTTAAAGGGACCAAGCTAAACTGCTGTTGGTTCGTTTAGTTGAATTAAACTGTTCCTCGGAGATGTTTAATGCATATTTAACTTATTTAATGTATTTCATCTCATGTTTCCTTATTGTCACAAGGTTATAACTAATGCTATCGCATAAATAAGGCACCTGCTCTAAAGCTGGTGAATCAAGCTGGCATTGCTGCTGGAGAGCTGTgggatccttctgcctcctgatGTTTTTGGGCACTACATCAATGTGGAAGTTCTGATTATTGGAACATTGGAAAACAGCGGTCAGGAAACTGTTTTTGTATGTAAATAAATAACATCtatctcggggtgggggggaaaccagggaattattagtagtatattaGTTCTATGCCGTAAAAGACCAATCCTGTTTGACTATGTAGCatctaaaaaaggaaaaaaaaaatgaaataaaaccccCAAATTAAGCTTTCTTTTGTTATTTTGTCACATTTGCtgcatttaaaaaattaaattgttGCCAGAGGAAGGCTATTTAAAATGGGCACCATCAACAAAAAATCTTTGTATCTAATGATGCTTCTCTTTGACATCTTCCTCTATATTCAGTAGGCTCTAGCAGTGGGAGTCTGACGATTAAAGTGTTGAAATTTTGTCTGTCGTGGGCGACTAATCTGTTAGAGATAGCATCCATAATTGTTGAACCTCACCAAGAGGATCTGAAGTCAGTGAGCATTTCAGAAAAGGAATGAACTAGTTTTCCAATGAACTAACCCCTTAACACATGATGAAGTACCTGTAAAGTGGAAACATTTTTGAAAAGAGACTAGTGCCCCTCAGAAGTGGTGTGGcgtagaggaaggagcacaggactgggaattggGAGATTGGAGTTtgagtcctggctccacccttggcttcccgtgtgaccttgggcaaattgcttaacctctcggggcctcagtctcctcatgtgtaaaatggcagTAAAATAGATTGTGAATCTTGTGTGGGGTACAGACTATGCCCAATCTCACTGCCTTATATCTAACTTCGTGCTTAGATATGTTTGGAGATTTATAGCTACAGTGGACagaggcttaacaaataataagcaACAAAGTGCCCTAGATGTGTCCTTTTATCAACCTTAAAGGTGAGTCAAAAGTCTCTTAAAATTGCCAAAACTATCAGTTTCAGAAACTACCAGGCTGAAGAGAATTGATAGCTAGATGCCCTCTTGCAAACCTGGATCATGAGTCTCATGCTTAGAACCTAAAACTGGGAGATGGAAGGGCAATATTTCTGATCCTGTTGATGTAGAGCTTATATGTGAAAGGAAGATGACCTTTTTGAAGGAAAGGGTGAGTCTAATCATAATGCACAGTCCACACGGGGCCGACTGGAAGCTTTTTCCTTAGGCACACAGGTCATTTGTGTGAAAAACTGATCTTACAGAAGTAACGGTCACTGGAAAATATGGTGGTATGGCCTCAAGATCTCTATGCCTTGTGTAATAGTGGGTCCTAATACTTGTTCATATACTGGGATGACTGGGGTTACCTTTAAATTGGGGCAATCTTGTCATCATTAAATTTTCCTTTCAGGttttattgaatgaaagaaacctGAGGATACTCTAATCAGAAGGCAAACACAACATTTCGGCAGAGAAAGATGGTTTGGGGCTTGGCCTGGCCAAAGTTATGGCAAATGCGGAGGTTTCCACTTGCCACCCTTTAGGTGCAATTAAGGCCTCCTTCCCCAGAGAAGGGCCTGGGTGAAAAAGGGGGTTTTGTGcttgcagggaaagagggagacagcatATTAACATATATTTGGTGGTGAACTTTGGTTGCgcccagaagggagaaggaagtgtgAGAGGAGGGAAGATGCCACTCTTGTCAGCATGCCACCCCAACTCTTGGCATTTTTACTTTTTTCATTTGCATGCTAACAAGTAGATGGTACTtgtggaggtggagaaagggggCAGATAAGATTGTGCCACAGGCATAGTTGCATGTAAACAGACATGAGTTTGAGTCACAGAAAATGATGTTTTCCAGCACATCTAAGATTGAAGGGAATGAGGAATGTTTGTAATGGGAAAACCAGTCTTCTTTCCAAAACATTCACCCCATGAAAAATGCCTTCTCTTCTGGAGGTCAGGGTTTGACAAAGAAATTAAGAGGTTTTCATTAAGAAAGGTGGGTGGGTTTTTTGTCAGGCTGC contains:
- the VAPB gene encoding vesicle-associated membrane protein-associated protein B/C; its protein translation is MAKVEQVLNLEPQHELKFKGPFTDVVTTNLKLGNPTDRNVCFKVKTTAPRRYCVRPNSGIIEAGTSINVSVMLQPFDYDPNEKSKHKFMVQSMFAPTDTSDMEAVWKEAKPEDLMDSKLRCVFELPAENDKPHDVEINKIISTTTSKTESSVMSKSISSSLDDPEVKKVMEECKRLQVELQRLREENKQFKEEDGLRMRKPAQSNSPISASATVVKEEGLSTRLLALVVLFFIVGVIIGKIAL